CGTCGCCGCCCGCGAAGCGCTGGACGCCGCCGGATGGTCGCCCGAGGATCTCGACCTCATCGTCGTGGCGACGGCCACGCCGGACATGATCTTCCCCAGCACCGCCTGCGTGGTGCAGGCGGCGCTCGGCGCCCATCAAGCAGGCGCCTGCGACATCTCGGCCGCCTGCAGCGGGTTCATCTACGCGCTGTCGTCCGTCGCAGCGCAGATCCGGGCGGGAGCGGCGCGACGCGCCCTCGTGATCGGCGCGGAAACCCTGTCCAAGATCGTGAACTGGCAGGATCGCTCGACGGCCGTGCTCCTCGGGGACGGGGCCGGCGCCGTGGCGCTGGAGCGCGTGGACGCGGAGGACGGCGCCGAAGGGCTCCTGAGCGTGTACCTGGGCGCCGACGGCCGCGGCGGCGACCTTCTCAAGCAGCCGGCGGGCGGCTCGCGGCTTCCGGCGTCGGTGGAGACGGTGACCCAGGGCCTGCACTACCTCCAGATGAACGGCCGCGAAGTGTTCAAGTTCGCCGTGCAGATCATGGGCGACGCCGCGGAAGAAGCCTTGCGTCGCGCCGGCCTGGCGTTCGCGGACGTGGATCTGTACGTGCCGCACCAGGCCAACGTCCGCATCATCGAAGCCTCCGCCAAGCGGTTCGGCCTGCCGATGGACCGCGTCTGGGTCAACATCGACCGGTATGGCAACACGTCCTCGGCCTCGATTCCCATCGCCCTGTACGAGGCGCACCAGGCGGGCCGCCTGCGCCCCGGGGACGTCGTGCTCCTCGTCGCGTTCGGCGGCGGCCTCACGTGGGGTGCGGCCGTGCTGAAGTGGGGCGGGCGCGCGTGAGCCAGTGGCGCACGGCAGCCATTTTTCCCGGCCAGGGGGCGCAGTACGTCGGCATGGGGCGCGACGCCTACGAGGCGTTTCCTGAAGCGCGCGAGGTCTTCGATCGGGCCGACCGGGCCCTCGGCTTCTCGATCACGCGGCTGTGCTTCGAGGGGCCGGCGGAGGTTCTCCAGCGCACGGAGATCACGCAGCCCGCGATCCTCACGGCGAGCTACGCCCTGTACGCCGCGCTGGCGGCGCGGGGCTTCCGGCCGGACGTGAGCGCGGGCCTTTCGCTGGGCGAGTACACGGCCGTCGTGGCGGCCGGAGCGCTGGCGTTCGAGGACGCGGTGCGGCTCGTCCATCTCCGGGGGAAGTACATGCAGGAGGCCGTGCCCGAAGGCGAGGGCGCGATGGCCGCCATTCTGGGGCTTCCCGACGACGTCGTGGAGGCCGTGTGCGCCGAGGCGGCCGCAGGGGAAACGGTGCGCGCCGCCAATTACAATTGCCCGGGGCAGGTCGTCGTCTCCGGGACGCGCGCGGCCGTCGAGCGGGCCGTGGCGCTGGCGAAGGCGCGGGGGGCGCGCCGCGCCGTCACGCTCCCGGTGAGCGCGCCGTTCCATTGCGAGCTCATGCGGCCGGCCGCGGAACGACTGGTCCCGGAGCTGGAGGCGCTGAGCTGGCGCGAACCGTCCTGGCCGGTGGTGGCGAACGTGGACGCGCGGCCGCACGGGACGGCGGCCGAGATCAAGGACGCGCTCCTGCGCCAGGTCGACGCGCCGGTGCGCTGGTCGCAGAGCGTGCGGGAGATGGCCGCGCGCGGCGTGCGGCGCTTCGTGGAGATCGGCCCCGGGACGGCCCTCACGGGCTTCGTGCGGCGGATCGCGCCGGACGCTGAGGCCGTGTCCTTCCAGGGCCCGGAAGACCTGGAAACTTGTTTGCCTCAGGTTTAGGGGGTCTGCTAAAGTGAGTCTGGCTCAGGAGGCGGCGCGCGTCGCCGTCGTCACCGGAGGCTCGCGGGGCATCGGCCGGGCCGTCGCGCTCGCCCTCGCGGATGCCGGCATGGACGTGGCCGTCACGTACGTCTCGCGCCCCGAGGCGGCGGCGGACGTGGTCGCGGAGATCGAGCGCAGGGGGCGTCGCGGTCTCGCCCTGGAAGGGGACGTCGCCCGGGCGGGCACGGCGGACGCATGGGTGGAGGCGGTGCTCGAACGGTTCGGCCGCCTCGACGTGTGGGTGAACAACGCCGGCATCACGCGGGACAACGTGTTTCTGCGGTTGAAGCCGGAAGACTGGGCGCAGGTGATCGACACCGACCTGACCGGCGTGTTCTGGGGCGTGAAGGCGGCGAGCCGGCCGATGCTGAAACAGCGAAGCGGCCGGATCATCAACATCGCGTCCGTCGCGGGCATCGTCGGCAACGCCGGCCAGGCCAACTACAGCGCCGCAAAGGCCGGCGTCATCGGCCTCACGAAGGCCGTGGCAAAGGAACTGGCCCCGCGCGGCATCACCGTGAACGCCGTCGCGCCCGGATTCATCGAGACCGAGATGACCGGCGCGCTCGCCGACGCCGTGAAGGAGCGGGCGGCCCAGGCCATCCCGCTCGGGCGCTTCGGGCGCCCGGAGGACGTGGCCGCGGCGGTCGCGTTCCTCGCGTCGGACGCGGCCGGCTACATCACGGGCCAGGTCCTGGTCGTCGACGGCGGCTTGTGCACGTCGATGTTTTAGACGGTTTGGCGGCCTTGAGCCGCGCTGGGAAGGGGGTGCCCCCGTGGCCGACGAGATTTTCAACCGGATCAAGAAGATCATTGTCGAACAGCTGGGCGTCGAAGAAGATCAAGTCACGCCCGAGTCGTCGTTCATCGACGACCTCGGCGCCGACTCGCTCGACATCGTGGAGCTCGTCATGGCGCTTGAGGAAGAGTTCGACATGGAAATCCCGGACGAGGACGCCGAAAAGATTACGACGGTCGGCGATGCCGTGAAGTACGTCCAGGCGCACAGCTAGTCCGGCCTCGTACATGTTCAGATTGCTCTCGGGCGAGTCGTCGGGTGGACTCGGCGCTCGCCCTTCTTTCCATTCGGATCAGGGGGAGTCTTGGGTGCAGGAGCGGACACGCGTGGTCGTGACGGGCATGGGCGTCGTCACGCCGTTGGGCGTCGGCGTCGATGCGTTCTGGGAGGGCTTGCTGAGCGGCCGCTCGGGCGTCGGTCGCATCACGCGCTTCGACACCAGCGGGTTCGACGTCAAGATCGGCGCCGAAGTGCGCGACTTCGACCCGCTTCAGTTCATGGACCGCAAGGAGGCGCGGCGCACCGACCGCTACGCCCAGTTCTTCGTCGCCGCCGTGCGCATGGCCGTGGAGGCGTCGGGGCTCGACTTCTCCAAAGAAGACGGCGAGCGCGTCGGCGTCGCGTTCGGCAGCGGCATCGGCGGCATGGAGACGCTGTATCAGCAGGTCCAACTGCTCCTGGAGCGCGGGCCGGACCGCGTCAGCCCGTTCCTCGTGCCGATGATGATCGCCAACATCGCGGCCGGGCAGACGGCGATCGACTACGGCCTGCGCGGCCCCAATGCCGCGTACGTGACGGCCTGCGCCTCGTCCGCGCACGCCATCGGGGAGGCGCTGCGCATCCTGCAGCGCGGCGACGCCGACATCATGGTCGTCGGCGGCAGCGAGGCGGCGTTCGTGCCGATCGCCATCGCCGGCTTCTCCAGCATGAAGGCGCTCTCCACGCGCAACGACGAGCCCGAGCGGGCCTCGCGCCCGTTCGACGCCGAACGCGACGGGTTCGTCATGGGCGAGGGGGCGGGCGCCCTCATCCTGGAGACGGAGGCGCACGCGCGTCGCCGCGGGGCGCGCATCCTCGCCGAACTGTGCGGGTACGGCTCCACCGCCGACGCGTATCACATCACGCAGCCGGCGCCCGGCGGCGAGGGCGGCGCGCGCGCCATGCGGCTCGCGCTGGAGGATGCCGGGCTCGGCCCCGCGGACATCGACTACATCAACGCCCACGCCACCTCGACGCCGGTCGGGGACGCGGCGGAGACGGCGGCCATCAAGGCGGTGTTCGGCGAGCACGCCCGCCGCCTGGCCGTGAGCTCCACGAAGTCGATGACGGGCCACTTGCTCGGCGCCGCCGGCGCCGTGGAGGCCGTCGTGTGCGTGAAGGCGCTGCTCGACCAGGTCCTTCCGCCGACGATCAACTACGAGCACCCGGATCCGGAGTGCGACCTCGACTACGTGCCGAACCGGGCGCGCCAGGCCGCGGTGCGCGCGGCGCTGACGAACTCCTTCGGGTTCGGCGGCCACAACGTGTCGCTGATCTTCAAGCGCTGGGAGGAGTAAGAGGGGGGCGATCCCGGACGAGCGACCAGACCGCGCTGACGAAATCCGCGATCGAAGCCATCGTCGGGGAGCCGGTCGGCGACCTGTCGCTCTACCGGCTGGCCTTCACGCACGCCTCGCGGGCCTTCGAGCGCGGGGATCCGGTGGCCACCGGCTCGTACGAGCGGCTGGAGTTCCTCGGCGACGCCGTGATCGAGCTCGCCGTGAGCGACTACCTCGTGACGCACTTCCCGCACGCTTCTGAAGGCGAGCTGACGCATTGGCGCGCCGCCTCCGTCCGGGCTCACGCCCTCGCCGAGGCGGCCGCGCGCCTCGACCTGCCGCGTTTCGCCGTCCTGGGACGCAGCGAGGAGGCGACGGGCGGACGGCGCCGCCGGAAGCTCCTCACCGATCTCTTCGAGTCCTTCGTGGGCGCGATCTACCTCGATCGGGGATGGGAGAGCGCGCGACGCTTCGTCCAGAGGGAACTCAGGGAGACGATCGTCGCGGCCGCCAGCCGCCCGCCCGCCAACGCGCGCGGCCAGCTGCAGGAGATCTTGCAGCAGCACGGCTCGGTTCCCATCGAGTACGTGGTGGTCGCGGAGGAGGGACCGGCGCACCGCCGCCGGTTCACCGTCGAGGTTCGCGTCGCGGGCCGCGTCCTTGGACGCGGCGAGGGCGGCTCCAAGAAAGAAGCCTCGCAGCGCGCGGCGGCGGAGGCGCTGCGCGCGATCGAATCCTCGCCCCGTCTCCCGATTTCCTTCATTTGACTTGCCGACTTGTCGGAACGCCGGCAGGTAATTTCCGTAAATTGGCGAATGGCCTTTCCACATCCACGCGGCCGGATGACAGGCGTCAACGCGGAGGTCGGGAGGTCGAAACATCGTGGAAGTCCTGAAAGTGTCGGCCAATTCGAACCCCAAAGCGGTCGCCGGCGCTTTGGCCGCGGTGCTGCGCGAACGGCGCTCTGCGGAAATCCAGGCTGTCGGCGCGGGCGCGGTGAACCAAGCCGTCAAGGCCATCGCCATCACGCGCGGCTTCGTCGCCCCGAACGGCATCGACATCGTCGCCATCCCCGCCTTCGCGGAGATCGAGATCGACGGCGAGGGGCGCACGGCGATCAAGTTCATCGTCGAGGAGCGCTGAAACCGCGCGCTGCGGCCCAACGCGCCGAACCTGTGCGGTACAATTCCGCACAGGTTCTGTTTTTTGAGAGGGGTATCCGCCTGCACCTCCGGCGGTTGCAGATCATCGGGTTCAAGTCGTTCGCCGACCGGACCGTCCTGGAGTTCGGGCCCGGCCTGACGGCGGTGGTCGGGCCGAACGGCAGCGGCAAGAGCAACATCGCCGACGCCATCCGCTGGGTCACCGGCGAGCACAACGCCCGCCACCTGCGGGGCGCCAAGCTCGACGACATCATCTTCGCGGGCACGGAGACGCGCCGCCAGGCCGGTTGGGCGGAAGTGGAGCTCATCCTGGACAACGGCGACGGCCTCCTGCCCGTCCCCTCCTCCGAGGTCTCCGTCACGCGGCGCGTCGACCGGGCGGGCGGCAGCGAGGCGCTGATCAACGGCGCGCCCTGCCGCACGCGGGACATCGTCGACCTGTTCGCCGGCACCGGCGTGGGTCCGAGGGCCTACGCGTTCGTCGGACAGGGTCAAGTGGAGACGGTGCTGGACGGCCGCCCCGAGGACCGCCGCACGCTCGTGGAGGAGGCGGCCGGCATCACGCGGTACCGCGCCCGGTGCCTGGAGGCCGAGCGCCACCTGCAGCGCGTCGAGCCCCTGATCGAGCGCCTGCGGGATCGGGTGCGGGATCTTGAATCACGCCTCGGGCCCCTCGCGCGCCAGGCGGAGCGCGCGCGGCGGCGGGAGCTTCTGGACGCCGAGGCCCGGCGCCTGGGATTGGGCCTCCTACGCGCCGAATGGGAGGACCTGCTTCGCCGTCTGGAGCGGTTGCAGGAGCGCGCCGCGCGGGAAAACGAGGCGCTGGAGGCGCACAGGCGCGAAGCGGAGGAACTGGAGGCGGAGCTGGCCGACCGGGAACGCGCCCGGGAGGCGGCGGAGTCGGAGGAAGCGGCGGCCGTGGAGACCGCGGAACGGTTGCGTCGCGACCTGGACGCGGC
The window above is part of the Clostridia bacterium genome. Proteins encoded here:
- the acpP gene encoding acyl carrier protein, which translates into the protein MADEIFNRIKKIIVEQLGVEEDQVTPESSFIDDLGADSLDIVELVMALEEEFDMEIPDEDAEKITTVGDAVKYVQAHS
- the rnc gene encoding ribonuclease III, with the protein product MATGSYERLEFLGDAVIELAVSDYLVTHFPHASEGELTHWRAASVRAHALAEAAARLDLPRFAVLGRSEEATGGRRRRKLLTDLFESFVGAIYLDRGWESARRFVQRELRETIVAAASRPPANARGQLQEILQQHGSVPIEYVVVAEEGPAHRRRFTVEVRVAGRVLGRGEGGSKKEASQRAAAEALRAIESSPRLPISFI
- a CDS encoding stage V sporulation protein S, with the translated sequence MEVLKVSANSNPKAVAGALAAVLRERRSAEIQAVGAGAVNQAVKAIAITRGFVAPNGIDIVAIPAFAEIEIDGEGRTAIKFIVEER
- the fabF gene encoding beta-ketoacyl-ACP synthase II, which encodes MFRLLSGESSGGLGARPSFHSDQGESWVQERTRVVVTGMGVVTPLGVGVDAFWEGLLSGRSGVGRITRFDTSGFDVKIGAEVRDFDPLQFMDRKEARRTDRYAQFFVAAVRMAVEASGLDFSKEDGERVGVAFGSGIGGMETLYQQVQLLLERGPDRVSPFLVPMMIANIAAGQTAIDYGLRGPNAAYVTACASSAHAIGEALRILQRGDADIMVVGGSEAAFVPIAIAGFSSMKALSTRNDEPERASRPFDAERDGFVMGEGAGALILETEAHARRRGARILAELCGYGSTADAYHITQPAPGGEGGARAMRLALEDAGLGPADIDYINAHATSTPVGDAAETAAIKAVFGEHARRLAVSSTKSMTGHLLGAAGAVEAVVCVKALLDQVLPPTINYEHPDPECDLDYVPNRARQAAVRAALTNSFGFGGHNVSLIFKRWEE
- the fabG gene encoding 3-oxoacyl-[acyl-carrier-protein] reductase, translated to MSLAQEAARVAVVTGGSRGIGRAVALALADAGMDVAVTYVSRPEAAADVVAEIERRGRRGLALEGDVARAGTADAWVEAVLERFGRLDVWVNNAGITRDNVFLRLKPEDWAQVIDTDLTGVFWGVKAASRPMLKQRSGRIINIASVAGIVGNAGQANYSAAKAGVIGLTKAVAKELAPRGITVNAVAPGFIETEMTGALADAVKERAAQAIPLGRFGRPEDVAAAVAFLASDAAGYITGQVLVVDGGLCTSMF
- the fabD gene encoding ACP S-malonyltransferase gives rise to the protein MGRDAYEAFPEAREVFDRADRALGFSITRLCFEGPAEVLQRTEITQPAILTASYALYAALAARGFRPDVSAGLSLGEYTAVVAAGALAFEDAVRLVHLRGKYMQEAVPEGEGAMAAILGLPDDVVEAVCAEAAAGETVRAANYNCPGQVVVSGTRAAVERAVALAKARGARRAVTLPVSAPFHCELMRPAAERLVPELEALSWREPSWPVVANVDARPHGTAAEIKDALLRQVDAPVRWSQSVREMAARGVRRFVEIGPGTALTGFVRRIAPDAEAVSFQGPEDLETCLPQV
- a CDS encoding ketoacyl-ACP synthase III, with amino-acid sequence MAVRGLGHAVPERVITNHDLERILDTSDEWIRTRTGIAERRVAAPDQATSDLAVVAAREALDAAGWSPEDLDLIVVATATPDMIFPSTACVVQAALGAHQAGACDISAACSGFIYALSSVAAQIRAGAARRALVIGAETLSKIVNWQDRSTAVLLGDGAGAVALERVDAEDGAEGLLSVYLGADGRGGDLLKQPAGGSRLPASVETVTQGLHYLQMNGREVFKFAVQIMGDAAEEALRRAGLAFADVDLYVPHQANVRIIEASAKRFGLPMDRVWVNIDRYGNTSSASIPIALYEAHQAGRLRPGDVVLLVAFGGGLTWGAAVLKWGGRA